The following proteins are co-located in the Camelina sativa cultivar DH55 chromosome 12, Cs, whole genome shotgun sequence genome:
- the LOC104729622 gene encoding F-box protein At4g35733-like: MSKVIEWSDLPRDLLDYIANGLFSKVELVRFRSICKTWRSSVVTKKKRFPNHINRNRRRRLSSYDSKRCILSPAALCRVIISSRPDKGWLIKTKGIYGVSSKSKLLSPLSRNSINSPSGKTLDLLEFTVSEIHQSYDVQYYEHGSNSVTSYKFPRVVLVRDLVFVVNCNMQIWWCNSSEINKPWARIVDEEVENFSDILLHKGHLYALDWKGAIWWISLSELNIYQYGPSTPLEYYEVDYCKERKLVEYCGDLCIVHRFCKIFTEKRVKVERTTGFKVYKMDVENVKWVEVKSLGDKALVMATDSCFSVLAREYYGCLENSIYFIDKVGIINDVEVFKLGDGSITKMADSSSQSCFEMLIPSFV; the protein is encoded by the coding sequence ATGAGTAAAGTCATCGAGTGGTCTGATTTACCCAGAGACCTCCTTGACTATATAGCCAACGGTCTCTTCTCCAAAGTCGAGCTTGTACGATTCCGTAGCATCTGCAAAACATGGCGTTCATCTGTGGTGACGAAGAAAAAGCGTTTTCCCAACCACATAAATCGCAACCGTAGACGCCGTCTTTCGTCCTACGATTCTAAAAGGTGTATACTCTCTCCCGCAGCTCTCTGTCGTGTGATTATCTCGTCACGTCCGGACAAAGGATGGCTTATCAAAACCAAAGGTATCTATGGTGTCTCCTCTAAATCGAAACtcctttctcctctctctcgtAACTCCATCAACTCTCCTTCCGGCAAAACCCTCGACCTTTTGGAGTTCACGGTTTCAGAGATTCATCAATCATATGACGTTCAATATTACGAGCATGGTTCGAATAGCGTAACATCATATAAGTTTCCTAGAGTTGTTCTGGTAAGGGATCTGGTTTTCGTAGTTAATTGCAACATGCAAATCTGGTGGTGCAATAGTAGCGAAATTAATAAACCTTGGGCAAGAATCGTggatgaagaagttgaaaatTTCTCGGATATACTACTTCACAAAGGTCATCTTTATGCCTTGGACTGGAAAGGTGCAATTTGGTGGATTAGTTTATCTGAGCTCAACATATATCAATACGGTCCATCAACTCCACTGGAATACTACGAGGTTGATTATTGCAAAGAGAGGAAGCTGGTGGAGTATTGTGGAGACCTATGCATTGTTCATCGTTTCTGTAAGATATTTACCGAAAAGAGAGTTAAGGTAGAAAGGACCACCGGTTTTAAGGTTTATAAGATGGACGTGGAAAATGTTAAATGGGTTGAGGTTAAGtctttgggagataaagctCTTGTGATGGCTACGGATAGTTGTTTCTCTGTCTTGGCTAGAGAGTATTATGGATGTTTGGAGAATTCCATCTATTTTATAGACAAGGTAGGGATAATTAACGACGTTGAAGTGTTCAAGCTTGGTGATGGTAGTATTACTAAAATggctgattcttcttctcagaGTTGTTTTGAGATGCTTATTCCTTCTTTTGTTTGA
- the LOC104729623 gene encoding uncharacterized protein LOC104729623, whose product MTAAEVASAQTKKLMKFSLSLFRRGFNSSKCKTAAKMAVARIKLLRNKRQVVVKQMRRDIAVLLQSGQDATARIRVEHVIREQNIQAANELIELFCELIVSRLTIITKQKQCPVDLKEGVASLIFAAPRCSEIPELGDLRDIFEKKYGKDFVSAATDLRPSCGVNRMLIDKLSVRNPGGEYKLKIMKEIAKEFQVDWDTTETEEELLKPEEENIDGPRKFVSASSLPVNRAASNEPIDRTKEVLRSSSSTSINTHYHDTESAAEAATELAKQAVAAAQVASLLAARRDSTKEFSVSSDHSTNQKDHHQHHPGSRRQSRDSETSSYYAKPSAEYRGIGRRYSYNNPGVNESDYEEDYTKTEAEAKETMRRRHSYSSPSLPTPPPPATSEIKFDESDYYEEETEPEETPQARVSSLPPNRAPPQAPQSDESRRDSSGHHVHPKLPDYDMLAARFEAIRHSKGPLI is encoded by the exons ATGACGGCGGCCGAAGTAGCCTCTGCGCAGACCAAGAAGCTCATGAAGTTTAGTCTTTCTCTCTTCCGTCGTGGCTTTAACTCCTCTAAATG caaaacggCGGCGAAGATGGCTGTGGCTCGGATTAAGCTACTGAGGAACAAGAGACAAGTTGTGGTGAAGCAGATGAGGCGTGACATCGCTGTTCTTCTTCAATCCGGTCAAGATGCCACTGCTCGAATCAGA GTTGAGCATGTGATAAGGGAACAGAACATTCAGGCAGCTAACGAACTCATCGAGCTTTTCTGTGAACTTATTGTTTCTCGACTCACTATCATCACCAAGCAAAA GCAATGTCCTGTGGATCTTAAAGAAGGTGTAGCTAGTTTGATTTTTGCTGCGCCTAGATGCTCTGAGATTCCTGAGCTTGGAGATCTGAGAGACATATTTGAGAAGAAATATGGGAAAGATTTTGTATCTGCTGCTACTGATTTGCGTCCTAGCTGCGGCGTAAACCGGATG TTGATTGATAAGCTTTCGGTTAGAAATCCGGGTGGAGAATACAAACTGAAAATCATGAAGGAAATTGCAAAGGAATTCCAAGTTGATTGGGACACTacagagacagaagaagaactTCTCAAACCTGAGGAAGAAAACATA GATGGGCCACGCAAGTTTGTAAGCGCCTCAAGCTTACCGGTTAATCGTGCAGCTAGCAACGAGCCTATTGATCGTACCAAAGAAGTTCTGAG ATCGAGTAGTAGCACGAGCATCAACACGCATTATCATGACACTGAGTCAGCAGCGGAAGCAGCTACAGAATTAGCCAAACAGGCAGTTGCAGCAGCACAAGTAGCATCCTTATTAGCTGCCAGAAGAGACAGCACCAAGGAGTTCTCTGTATCTTCCGATCATTCAACAAATCAGAAggatcatcatcagcatcatccaGGTTCGAGGAGACAATCACGAGACTCCGAAACAAGTTCCTATTACGCAAAACCTAGTGCAGAATACAGAGGCATCGGTAGAAGATACAGCTACAACAACCCGGGTGTTAATGAATCTGACTATGAGGAAGACTATACAAAGACCGAAGCAGAAGCAAAGGAAACAATGAGGAGGAGACACAGCTACAGCTCTCCATCACTtcctactcctcctcctcctgcaaCTTCTGAGATCAAGTTTGATGAGTCAGATTACTACGAGGAAGAGACAGAGCCAGAAGAAACACCGCAGGCTCGTGTTTCTTCTCTCCCACCAAACCGAGCACCGCCTCAGGCTCCTCAGTCCGATGAGTCCAGACGGGACTCAAGCGGTCACCATGTTCACCCAAAACTACCTGACTATGATATGTTGGCTGCACGTTTTGAAGCAATCAGACACAGTAAAGGCCCGTTGATCTGA